From one Bacteroides fragilis NCTC 9343 genomic stretch:
- a CDS encoding YfhO family protein, which translates to MKKFLPDLIAILAFIVISFIYFFPAITEDRILFQHDTVAGAGAGQEAKEYYERTGERTRWTNALFGGMPTYQMSPSYDSTEPLTFVQKVYHLFLPNYVWLTFIMMLGFYILLRAFGIPAWLAGLGGIIWGFSSYFFILIAAGHIWKFITLAYIPPTIAGIVLAYRKKYLLGGIITALFMAMQILSNHVQMTYYFLFVILFMVGAFFEDAWRKKELPQFFKATGVLIVAGLIGVSINLSNLYHTYEYSKETMRGKSELKYEGAAAKQTSSGLNRDYITQWSYGIGETFSLLVPNVKGGASVPLSRSEKAMEKANPMYSSLYSQLTQYFGDQPMTSGPVYVGAFVLMLFILGCFIVKGPMKWALLGATIFSILLSWGKNFMGLTDFFIDYIPMYNKFRAVSSILVIAEFTIPLLAILTLKEILTKPELLKEKLKYIYISFGLTGGLALLFAIAPRLFFPTYIPGNEMAALQNALPADQLSPIIANLEEMRVHLFTSDAWRSFFIVTIGTLLLLAYNAKKLKATWTVAAIALLCLGDMWSVNKRYLYDEQFIPKSEQTATFRKTQTDELILQDPSLDYRVLNFAGNTFEENNTSYWHKSVGGYHAAKLRRYQEMIDHHIAKEMQAAYQEVATAGGQMDSVNAAKFPVLNMLNTKYFIFPAGQQGQTVPIENPYTFGNAWFIDKIQYVNNANEEIDAIGQVDLQQTAIVDSKFKEALKGVNEGYKDSLSTIRLTSYEPNQLVYETSSPQDGIVVFSEIYYPGWTATIDGKPADIARADYILRAMNVPAGKHTIEMRFDPQSLHITEGIAYGAMALLLVGVIILIWIYRKKYSENSK; encoded by the coding sequence ATGAAAAAATTTCTTCCTGACCTGATTGCCATTCTGGCATTTATAGTTATCTCTTTCATCTATTTCTTCCCTGCTATCACCGAAGACCGGATTCTCTTCCAGCACGACACCGTGGCCGGAGCCGGAGCCGGACAAGAAGCCAAAGAATATTATGAGAGAACAGGTGAACGTACCCGCTGGACCAATGCACTCTTCGGAGGTATGCCTACCTACCAGATGTCCCCGAGTTACGACTCTACCGAGCCGCTGACATTTGTACAGAAAGTATATCACCTTTTTCTTCCGAACTACGTATGGCTCACATTTATCATGATGCTCGGGTTCTATATCCTGCTAAGGGCATTCGGCATACCGGCATGGCTCGCAGGGTTAGGAGGAATCATTTGGGGATTTTCGTCCTATTTCTTCATTCTGATAGCTGCCGGACATATCTGGAAATTTATTACTTTAGCCTATATTCCACCTACGATAGCAGGTATAGTACTTGCTTACCGAAAGAAATATCTGTTAGGAGGTATTATCACCGCTTTATTCATGGCTATGCAGATATTGTCCAACCATGTGCAGATGACTTATTATTTCTTGTTTGTTATTCTTTTCATGGTAGGCGCATTCTTCGAAGACGCCTGGCGAAAAAAAGAACTCCCCCAATTCTTCAAAGCTACCGGCGTGCTGATTGTTGCAGGACTGATTGGAGTATCCATCAACCTCTCAAACCTATACCACACTTACGAATATAGTAAAGAAACGATGCGTGGTAAAAGTGAACTGAAATATGAAGGAGCTGCCGCCAAACAGACTAGCAGCGGCCTCAACCGCGATTACATCACTCAATGGAGTTATGGTATCGGTGAAACATTCTCCCTGCTGGTCCCCAATGTCAAAGGAGGTGCTTCCGTACCGCTGTCACGAAGTGAGAAAGCAATGGAAAAGGCTAATCCGATGTATAGCAGCCTCTACTCACAGCTAACTCAATATTTTGGCGATCAGCCGATGACAAGTGGTCCGGTCTATGTAGGCGCATTCGTACTAATGCTTTTCATTTTGGGATGTTTCATTGTAAAAGGTCCTATGAAATGGGCACTACTGGGAGCTACCATCTTCTCTATCCTACTTTCATGGGGTAAAAACTTCATGGGACTGACAGACTTTTTCATCGATTATATCCCAATGTACAATAAGTTCCGGGCTGTATCCTCTATTTTGGTAATTGCCGAGTTTACTATTCCTTTGCTCGCCATCCTTACCCTGAAGGAAATACTCACCAAGCCGGAATTATTGAAAGAGAAACTGAAATACATCTATATCAGTTTCGGATTAACCGGGGGATTGGCACTGCTCTTTGCCATTGCTCCCCGTCTGTTCTTTCCTACCTATATTCCAGGTAACGAAATGGCAGCTCTGCAAAATGCCCTGCCTGCCGACCAACTATCGCCCATTATTGCCAATCTTGAGGAAATGCGTGTACACCTTTTCACCTCTGATGCTTGGCGAAGTTTCTTTATCGTCACCATCGGCACCCTGCTTTTACTGGCCTATAACGCCAAAAAGCTGAAAGCAACCTGGACTGTTGCCGCTATTGCTCTATTATGCCTGGGAGACATGTGGAGCGTAAATAAACGTTATCTGTACGACGAACAGTTTATCCCGAAATCAGAGCAGACTGCTACATTCCGGAAAACACAGACAGATGAACTAATCCTGCAAGACCCATCACTGGATTATCGTGTACTGAACTTTGCGGGCAATACATTTGAAGAAAACAATACCTCTTATTGGCACAAGAGCGTAGGCGGTTATCATGCTGCAAAGCTTCGCCGTTATCAGGAAATGATAGACCATCACATCGCTAAAGAAATGCAGGCAGCCTATCAGGAAGTAGCTACAGCCGGTGGACAAATGGATAGCGTAAACGCTGCTAAGTTTCCTGTATTGAATATGCTGAATACGAAATACTTTATATTCCCTGCCGGACAGCAAGGTCAAACAGTCCCCATTGAGAACCCATATACTTTCGGAAATGCATGGTTCATAGATAAAATACAATACGTGAACAATGCAAACGAAGAAATCGATGCCATCGGGCAAGTCGACCTGCAACAAACCGCTATAGTAGACTCTAAGTTTAAAGAGGCACTGAAAGGAGTGAACGAGGGGTACAAAGACTCACTGTCTACGATTCGTTTGACCAGTTATGAACCTAACCAATTAGTATACGAGACTTCCTCACCCCAAGACGGTATAGTGGTTTTCTCCGAAATATATTATCCGGGGTGGACGGCAACCATTGATGGCAAGCCCGCCGATATTGCCCGTGCAGACTACATTTTACGTGCTATGAATGTCCCGGCAGGTAAACACACCATCGAAATGCGTTTTGATCCGCAAAGCCTGCATATTACAGAAGGTATTGCATACGGAGCGATGGCGTTATTGCTGGTAGGAGTAATAATCCTGATATGGATCTATCGAAAAAAATATAGTGAAAACAGCAAATAA
- the ahcY gene encoding adenosylhomocysteinase has protein sequence MSTELFSTLPYKVADITLADFGRKEIDLAEKEMPGLMALREKYGESKPLKGARIMGSLHMTIQTAVLIETLVALGAEVRWCSCNIYSTQDHAAAAIAASGVAVFAWKGETLADYWWCTLQALNFEGGKGPTVIVDDGGDATMMIHVGYEAENNAAVLDKEVHAEDEIELNAILKKVLAEDKERWHRVAAEVRGVSEETTTGVHRLYQMQEEGKLLFPAFNVNDSVTKSKFDNLYGCRESLADGIKRATDVMIAGKVVVVCGYGDVGKGCSHSMRSYGARVLVTEVDPICALQAAMEGFEVVTMEDACKEGNIFVTTTGNIDIIRIDHMEQMKDQAIVCNIGHFDNEIQVDALKHYPGIKRVNIKPQVDRYYFPDGHSIILLADGRLVNLGCATGHPSFVMSNSFTNQTLAQIELFNKKYDINVYRLPKHLDEEVARLHLEKIGVKLTKLTPEQAAYIGVSVDGPYKADHYRY, from the coding sequence ATGTCCACAGAATTATTCTCTACCCTGCCCTACAAAGTGGCAGACATCACGCTTGCCGACTTCGGTCGCAAGGAAATCGACTTGGCAGAAAAAGAGATGCCCGGCCTTATGGCTCTTCGCGAAAAATATGGAGAATCCAAACCATTGAAAGGTGCCCGTATCATGGGATCACTGCACATGACTATCCAGACTGCCGTCCTGATCGAAACACTGGTAGCCCTGGGAGCTGAAGTGCGTTGGTGCTCTTGCAATATATATTCAACTCAAGATCATGCTGCAGCAGCTATCGCAGCTTCAGGTGTTGCCGTATTTGCCTGGAAAGGAGAAACATTGGCAGACTATTGGTGGTGTACCTTGCAGGCCCTGAACTTTGAGGGAGGCAAAGGACCGACAGTGATTGTCGACGATGGCGGGGATGCCACTATGATGATCCATGTAGGTTACGAAGCAGAAAACAATGCTGCTGTATTGGACAAAGAAGTACATGCCGAAGACGAAATAGAATTGAATGCTATACTGAAAAAAGTGCTGGCAGAAGACAAAGAACGCTGGCACCGGGTAGCGGCTGAAGTGCGCGGAGTTTCGGAAGAGACAACGACCGGCGTGCATCGCCTATACCAGATGCAGGAAGAAGGCAAGTTGTTGTTCCCTGCCTTCAACGTAAACGACTCGGTTACCAAATCCAAATTCGACAACCTGTATGGTTGCCGCGAATCATTGGCAGACGGCATCAAACGTGCCACAGACGTAATGATTGCCGGCAAAGTAGTTGTGGTATGCGGTTATGGCGATGTAGGTAAAGGCTGTTCACACTCTATGCGTTCCTACGGAGCCCGGGTGCTGGTTACAGAGGTCGATCCTATCTGTGCACTGCAGGCTGCCATGGAAGGTTTTGAAGTAGTAACAATGGAAGACGCCTGCAAAGAAGGTAACATCTTTGTTACTACTACCGGTAATATCGATATCATCCGTATCGATCACATGGAACAAATGAAAGATCAGGCTATCGTTTGCAACATCGGCCATTTTGACAATGAAATCCAGGTAGATGCACTGAAACATTATCCGGGTATCAAACGTGTCAATATCAAGCCACAGGTAGACCGCTATTATTTCCCTGACGGTCACAGTATCATTCTGTTGGCAGACGGTCGGTTGGTAAACCTGGGATGTGCCACAGGCCACCCGTCATTCGTAATGAGTAATTCATTTACCAATCAGACATTGGCCCAAATCGAGTTGTTCAACAAGAAATACGATATCAATGTATATCGTTTACCTAAACATCTGGATGAAGAAGTAGCCCGCCTACACCTTGAAAAAATTGGTGTGAAGCTGACCAAGTTGACTCCGGAGCAGGCTGCCTACATCGGTGTGTCTGTTGACGGTCCTTACAAAGCGGATCATTACAGATATTAA